Within the Osmerus mordax isolate fOsmMor3 chromosome 6, fOsmMor3.pri, whole genome shotgun sequence genome, the region CGCCGGGGCACACCTTCTTTGCAGGGCGGGCTATTTAACAGGATATCGCTGCACTGTGCATTGCTAGTGCGACACAGGATGCTCTCTGTCTAATctgctgcctccccctccccagcctgcaCCCTTGGGTCTGTGTTCCTATCGTAGGGGGAATgcgttccccctctctgctcggatgtcgagacggtgtccccgttgggtgcggcagggagccgctgCGAGCAGAACCATTATGCCAAATTCAAGTATTACAATCATGTATTGTACCGTGTGCAATAAAGTAAATAacactactgagtcctcctgcctgaacctccTGTGTTCACACGACCCTACAGTGCTGGATTCATTTGTTTTATCACCATCCACTTGCGAGTGAGGACCTGACCTTTCATGTTGCTGGGCTCCATCTCCAGGACCTTCTGGCTGTCCCTGAGGGCGTTGTGCCAGTGCTGCAGCTTGATCTCTGCCTGGGCTCTGTTGTTGTAAGCCGCCACCGTTGGTGCCAAAGACACActcctgcagccccccccccacacacacagtagagacagacagtagagacagacagtggggacagacagtagagacagacagtagagacagacagtggggacagacagtagagacagacagtagagacagacagtggggacagacagtagagacagacagtagagacagacagtagagacagacagtggggACAGACAGTGGGGACAGATAGATCGgtacacacagaacagacagtCAAGACTGAGGGAAACAGAGACGTTCTACATTTTCACCTTACCCTCGTTCAATTCCAAACGTCGGAATGCTAATGTCTGTTCTCAGGCTGGATATAGTCTCCTTCACGAGATCATCAGCGTCGGAATAGAGTGAAGCACTGTATCTAGAGAAGCTGTGAGTGGTCTAACCTGGTGTAGAAGGCCACAGCCTCCTCAAAGGCATTGGCTCTGAAGGCCTCGTTTCCTTTGTCCTTCTCACGGCTGGCATGGAGGACCTTCTCCTGATCTGTCAGGCCTGAGAGGACACACGTCCGGTCAGCTGTGTCCAAACACAGACAACATCAAGGAGACGGAACGCACACAGATGGGAAAGAACGTACCTGTAGCGTTCAGATTAGTCTTGATTTGAGGATGTTCGGAATTGATCATCGCGGGGGACGCCTTGGTGACATTGCTATCGACCTTATCACATTCCTTGTCGACGTCGAACCTGGAATACACGTTGACAGGGTGCTAATGAGAAGGATGGAGTGTAGCTGTGGTGTGGACGAGCTCGACCTGGGAAGGAGCTCTCCAGGCAGGAGAAGAGGATGCAACTCACTTGTCCCAGTCTCGATAATCTCGAGGTGCTGAGTTCTTGGAGGACTTTCTCAGTCCTTTTGAAACAGCGCTCTGTCATTGAAAGCAATTGAAAAGAATAAAAAAACACTCAGTATTGGGCATCCAATAATACTATTGTCAGAAAAGAGGTGAACTGAACCATTTTTTGGAATGACTTTACCTGACTAAGAGGAAGAGAACAGTTAGAGCCACGCACTGGAGGGAAGTTCTCGATGTCAGATAAACACAAGGACTGCTTTTTCAGCTCCCCCTCAACCCCTTTGGCTTCCTTCTCCCACGCCTGAGAATAACAGTTAGTAGGTAAGTGATTGTCATTTTGACAAACAATTGTAAATGTTGGTGatttcatgtgtttgtttttatttaagtatgtttgtatgtgtgtgtgtgtgtgtgtgtgtgtgtgtggtgggggggtgatgCTAATTTGACCATCCCAGAGAGGTTGCTGTAACAGTTCAGTAGAGGAGAAGTACCTTCATCTCAACAGTGATCTGATTCCATTCATCCGTAGACAGACTAGCAGCTGTCGCCACAGGATTCTCCTTCCGGAGGGAGCGGCTCTTAGGGTCCAGTTTCTCCAGGTGGTTCTCACAGAACTGGGTCAGGTGGGGATAGATGCCCTCATCTCCTGACCTATGACAGAGTGGTTGACCCAATACACCAAAACATTCTCTGACACGTGGACACTGTATGCAGTCTGTGCTGACTTCAAATTGTTACAATTACAATTACGGACTTAAAGTATGCATTTATAGATATTTAAACGTTGTCTCTGAGTATTTTAGTACTACAGTACCTGAGAATCTTTAAAATCTTCTCCAGATACTTCACGTTAGTGCACTTCTCAATGTACCCATAGTCCAGGTGGTCTACTGGTACGGTCCCGTGGCCACTGGTCGACACTTCTTCTTGATCCAGCATTGAGGAGACATCTTTTGCACTCATGGCTAAAATCAGATGAAAACGATATAAGTTTAGGTATGCTGCTAACCCGCTAGCCAGTGACTAAAAGCCAATTTAAGCTTTAGTCTAACCACTAGCCAGCTAGTGTGTCCTGTACAGTACTTTAGCTaatattgattaaaaaaaaagtggCAGATGATGAGTGATGATGACGTCTTACTAAAAGCAATCAAATCCAGTAGTAACTTCCAGTGAAACACTTTGATACAGTTAATTTTCTAGCTAATCCGGATGGTAAAAATAAGGTTACCTGTACGTTACCTACCTAATAGTTAAACTTTATCTACGAGGTAACTTCAAAACAGCGTGACAACTACACTCGATGAGTTGCTATGGTAACAAGATTCCGTCTGCGAAGGCGGAAACACGTGATACTTGCCCTATCACTTTAGTTGGTGAAGTTCCCACGAAATTTGAAACGTGGCCACTAGTCTAGATAGAAAACAGGGTGAAGGAGGAAGAATCCTAGCGAGGGAGTGCAAGAAGGTGGTACTTGCAACCTTGATGCAACACAAACGGAATTCACGATATTTTTACTGACAGCTTGCTTGTTGTTAAAGGGTAAGTCGATGGCTTTGCGCTGAATTACTGAATTTCTTATGCATTTAAAACGATGGGCTAGATACTAGCTAAATGGTGTTGAACCAAACTAGCTTACATGTAGCTAAGCACAATGTTTATTTCTGCATTGGGCAAACTCAAACAGCCAATGTGTATTACACAATAGCATGTATAAAGATATGCATAAATTCTCCCACATTGTGGCCATTTTGGAATTTACAGTGACATATTGCTGTCTAATATTTTCCCAATTGATGGTTGGCGAGCGGCGAGTAAGTTTGCCAAATGGTACGCTTGGATCGACTCAGACTATGGGTTGTATATAAATGAGCCCCATGGGAACGTCGAAGCCAGCTGATGCCTGATGATGCTGCTATAGTGCTAGCCTGACTCGAAATATGGCGGCCACAAGGCCAATTTAGGCGGGCGATAAGAATGGTAGTCATGGGGATTCCAAGAGCGGACAATTTAAACTGAGCGAGGGGATTTAAATTAACCTTGCTGCACGCGCTCACATGGTAACGGCCCCCTTGTTGTTAAGCTTTGCCTACTGCTTGGTTGTGTTTATAAACTTTAAGACGAACGGAAGCTTTGGATACTTTGAACAGCATAGTGAGCTATATTCCACTAATATTCCAAGAAAGCTGCGAACTTGGTCATAGCAGTTTTTCCCTTTCTCACTCCAAAAGTGAGTTCAAGTTAACACTAAGGCTTGTAGAGCTTCCATTAATTAATTGTCTCGTTTATAAGTAAAAACTTGCAGTACAGTAGCTGGCAAGCTATACTGATATGGTGGTTGGCCACATGAACAAACGTTACAATGGTTTGAGGTTTGGGGTGTGTAGGTATGTTTTCATACCACTGTGTCACTGTTTGCATAGGGGGATCCTGAGAAGAGAATGGAGCACAACATGGGTTCAGATGTCCAGTTCCAGACCAGCAAGAGCAAACACTATGGCAGTTCCAGTGACAGTGGGTACCTGGATTCATTCCACAGCCCAGAGATGAAAACTGGGCTCAAATGTGACCCATCACTGTCTTTTTGCGAAGACGGCTTTCATGAAACACCCAAAGAGAACTTCCTGCAGAGACGTGAACCCCGCTTGTCCCTCACTcccaagaaagagaaagacagggagccTGTCAGATGTCTAGAGAAAGAGTTAAGGAAGGAGCAGCCAGTGGTCACTGGCTGGTGTGAAACTCCCAAAGTATCCAAAAGGGATGCCTCTCTCAGACGACGCCTTCTCATAAGCCAATCTGTCACAGAGGGTAAAACTGAGCTCACTGGAACGCAGTGTACCAGAAAGACTGGACCCTCGGTCAACGTGAGGTCTCAGCGCATCAGCTCTAATGTTTTCCTCTACTCTCCCGAGTCCAGGTTGATGGGAGCTTTAGCCACAAGCACTTTAAGACCTGAGGAGTTGCCTCTTTCCGGCAGAAAACGGCGCCTCATGTTCTCTCACGTGAAAACCTCCACCCTTGAAGATGGCAACTGCAATGTAGCCAACCTCCCTAGGTTCGAAAAGAGGGGGTCCGAGTCCCTCACGGACACAGACTTGGACGAGAGCATCATCTCCTCCGATTGCCTCACCACCGACATGCTGGAGACACCGTGCCACGCCAAGTTCCTGTCCGTGGTGAAGGGGAGCTTCGAGACGCCCATCAACCTGGCAGCGAACCTCTCCGAGAGCCTAAGCGTCCTGAGCACCCCCTCGTCAGCCACGCCCAACCCCAAACTCGACACCTCCATGTCCGAGGACAGCGGCTTTAACTCCCTGGCCCTGGACAAGTCTCACGACTCCTCCGTGGATCACGACGGCTCCTTCCAGGACCTGCTGCCGTCCTCCACGGGAAAGGAGACGCCCCGCCTGGCTGAGCTGAAGAGGAGGTCCAGGCTGGAGCGCCAGCGCAGGCTTTCCACGCTCAAAGAGGGAGGTTCCCAAtctgaggaggaggccagggccaCCAGCAAAACCCTCCGGGGGAAGACCCAGACCGACCAGGGACAGCAGCAACCTCAGCCACGAGGGAGCCTCTCTAAGGAGGACGAGGTCTTCCTACAGGTGACTCCCCTCCGAACTGAAACCTCCAGGCTGGAGGACCTgtccctgaccccagccctgcAGATGGTCCGTGCCATGAGCCTGCGGACCGCGGGGATCCTCCCGGAGCAGACCAGCTTAGAGGAGCTATTGAGGGCCTCAAACACCCCAGAACCTTTTAGGACCACCATGCCCCTGGCCGGGCTGATTGGCAGGAAGATCGGCCTGGAAAAGGTGGATGTCTTCacggagctgaagaagaggaaCCTGAGGCACATCCTGTCTATGGTTCTGAAGCAGCTGTCCCCTGAAGATATCTATAGGTGAATGTCTCTTATTGCATTACTTGGTTAATTTGACCAAACAAATGCTCTGAAGTCAGTAACCCTAACACTTGTTGTAGACCTATAGCAAGCTGCAAGATTATTATGAATTGAATTATTAAGGTGTTGTATGGGTTATTTTCCACAGATTTAGTCAAGTTTGCACTTCCTGGAATTGCATCATCCAGCAAGACAAGATGGCCACTCGTAGGAGGAAACTTTACCTGAAGGAGGTGAAGATGGCGTTAGAGGTGAGGAGGATATGCCTACTTGAC harbors:
- the fbxo43 gene encoding F-box only protein 43 isoform X1 codes for the protein MGDPEKRMEHNMGSDVQFQTSKSKHYGSSSDSGYLDSFHSPEMKTGLKCDPSLSFCEDGFHETPKENFLQRREPRLSLTPKKEKDREPVRCLEKELRKEQPVVTGWCETPKVSKRDASLRRRLLISQSVTEGKTELTGTQCTRKTGPSVNVRSQRISSNVFLYSPESRLMGALATSTLRPEELPLSGRKRRLMFSHVKTSTLEDGNCNVANLPRFEKRGSESLTDTDLDESIISSDCLTTDMLETPCHAKFLSVVKGSFETPINLAANLSESLSVLSTPSSATPNPKLDTSMSEDSGFNSLALDKSHDSSVDHDGSFQDLLPSSTGKETPRLAELKRRSRLERQRRLSTLKEGGSQSEEEARATSKTLRGKTQTDQGQQQPQPRGSLSKEDEVFLQVTPLRTETSRLEDLSLTPALQMVRAMSLRTAGILPEQTSLEELLRASNTPEPFRTTMPLAGLIGRKIGLEKVDVFTELKKRNLRHILSMVLKQLSPEDIYRFSQVCTSWNCIIQQDKMATRRRKLYLKEVKMALELGSATHVPDAETRLNLLNRSALRSVQAQSTTPSTRTPQSAHSTGTPVQHNTSYSSSKRDKFLQVAKTLFNDECLKACPRCQHPARCHSVKREGVCSTADCGFQFCTACLCAFHGSKDCESLSAHRRMKKDVLPGSAQSKRNLRRL
- the fbxo43 gene encoding F-box only protein 43 isoform X2, coding for MEHNMGSDVQFQTSKSKHYGSSSDSGYLDSFHSPEMKTGLKCDPSLSFCEDGFHETPKENFLQRREPRLSLTPKKEKDREPVRCLEKELRKEQPVVTGWCETPKVSKRDASLRRRLLISQSVTEGKTELTGTQCTRKTGPSVNVRSQRISSNVFLYSPESRLMGALATSTLRPEELPLSGRKRRLMFSHVKTSTLEDGNCNVANLPRFEKRGSESLTDTDLDESIISSDCLTTDMLETPCHAKFLSVVKGSFETPINLAANLSESLSVLSTPSSATPNPKLDTSMSEDSGFNSLALDKSHDSSVDHDGSFQDLLPSSTGKETPRLAELKRRSRLERQRRLSTLKEGGSQSEEEARATSKTLRGKTQTDQGQQQPQPRGSLSKEDEVFLQVTPLRTETSRLEDLSLTPALQMVRAMSLRTAGILPEQTSLEELLRASNTPEPFRTTMPLAGLIGRKIGLEKVDVFTELKKRNLRHILSMVLKQLSPEDIYRFSQVCTSWNCIIQQDKMATRRRKLYLKEVKMALELGSATHVPDAETRLNLLNRSALRSVQAQSTTPSTRTPQSAHSTGTPVQHNTSYSSSKRDKFLQVAKTLFNDECLKACPRCQHPARCHSVKREGVCSTADCGFQFCTACLCAFHGSKDCESLSAHRRMKKDVLPGSAQSKRNLRRL